The genomic segment GGAGCATAGTATTCATCTCCTTTTTGATAGAGGCCACCGCTCTATTCGAGCGGCGGCAGTTCCTTGAATTGTTGGGTGTTCCACATACCGAGCAGGTCATCCTTATGAGTTGCGGCCCATTCCTGCACCATTGAAAGGGCCTTGGGTGGTAAATCACCTTCGAGCATTTTCCCTGTTTGGATATCGATTATGCCAAGATACTCTCCATATACTGCGTGAATGTGGGGTGGATTATGCTCTCGTTGAGCAAAGTACATTTTAATGACCATGCCATAGAATCTAGCGATAACGGGCAATGTGCTCACCTACCTTTCGATATTATTATATAATATACGTACGTATATGTCAAGAGAGATAGACAAAAAGTTTCATATTTAAGAGTTAGCCGCTTAGGCGGCACGGGATAAAACGGCGCAGGGGTGGGGGCGCGTATTTTAGGGAGAGGACTATGGCTAGAGAATTTGCGAAAGCATTTTATCATAGTAGCGCGTGGTTAAAGTGTAGAGGTGCATATATCCGTGAGAGGATAGCGATTGATGGAGGAATGTGTCAAAGGTGTCATATTGTGCCTGGGTATATTGTGCACCATAAAGTATGGTTGACACCAGATAATATAAGCAATCCAGATGTAACGCTTAATAAAGAAAATTTGGAATATGTTTGTCTTGTATGTCATAACAAAATAGAGCAGGGCGAATGCGAGAGCGGGTATAGATTTGATGAAATGGGCCAGTTGGTTCCGATCCCCCCCTTTAAAGGCAGCATGATATGAGGGAAGCCTGACCGCGCCCCAACCTCTAATGAATACATGACTCACGTATGACCCCCCTCCCCTAAAAATAGGAGAATATGATGGAAAGTAATGAAAAGATAGCATTAATAGATAAGGAAAAAGGGAGACTTAGCAAAAATTTTGCGAAAATAAGCGGAAAAAAGAAAGCGGTCATCAAGGGACTCATTGAACGGGCAGCATTCATGCGAGTCTCCCTAGATAATTTGGAGTTAGATCTAAATGAGAAAGGATTTGTGGAGCAGTTTTCACAGGGAGACCAAGAACCCTATGATAGAAAGCGTCCAGTTGCTGATTTATATAATACAATGAATGCAAATTATCAAAAAATCATTAAGCAATTGACAGATTTGCTGCCAAAAGAGAGCGAGATCCAGGGTGACGACGGATTTGATGGATTTGTGAGTGAGAGGGATGATTAAGTACCCAGAAAAGTATAACCCAATTGCTGAATATTGGAAAGCAATTGAGAGTGGAACGGAAGTTGTATCCCTAAAAATAAGAAAAACCTATGAAAAACTGTATCGCGATACCTTAGATGATGCAGGAGAATATTATTACAATAGCAAAAGAGCGAATCACGCAATTGAGTTTGTAGAAAATTTTTGCAGACACAGCAAAGGGAAAATGGGGGGTAAGCCTGTTAGGTTGGAACTGTGGGAAAAAGCGCTCATAGCATCTGTCTTTGGATTTGTGGATATAACCGGGAATCGCAAATATAGAGAGGTAATTTTAATTGTTGGAAAGAAGAATGGAAAATCACTGCTCTCGTCGGCCATTGGTTTGTATTTGCTCATTGGGGACAATGAGCCAGGCGCAGAAGTCTATGCTGTAGCTACTAAAAAAGACCAGGCTAAAATCATATGGAATGAATCTAAACGCATGGTGCGCAAATCTCCTGCACTTAGTAAGCGAATAAAAGCTCTAACTCATGAGCTATCAAGTGAGGAGTACAATGATGGAGTATTTAAACCGCTGGCCAGTGACTCAGATACGCTAGATGGGCTCAATGTTCACGGTGTTCTCATGGATGAGATTCATCAATGGAAACATGGGAAAGCTTTATTTGACATTATGGCAGATGGCGTAACAGCACGAGAACAGCCTCTTATTTTTATAACATCAACCGCAGGCACTATCCGCGAGGATATTTATGACGAAAAATATGAATACGCGGAGCGAGTCATAAATGGTTATTCGGATGCTGAAGGATATCATGATGAGCGTTTCTTGCCTTTCATTTATGAACTCGACGATCGTAAGGAATGGACATGCCCGGAGTGTTGGAAAAAAGCGAACCCGGGCCTTGGTACTATCAAAAACTATAAAGCACTGGCTGATAAAGTAGAAAAGGCAAAAGCCAATCCAAATATGGTGAAGAATTTGGTTTGCAAGGAGTTCAATATCCGTGAAACCAGCAGCCAGGCGTGGCTAACCTTTGAACAGCTCAACAATACTGCGACGTATGATTTGGAGAAATTAAAGCCGAGATACGGTATTGGCGGAGCCGACCTTTCAGCAACAACAGATCTCACGGCGGCAAAAGTGCTATTCATGATTCCGGGCGATCAGCATATCTACGTAATGTCTATGTACTGGCTGGCAGAAGAGTTGGTGGAGGAGCGCGTGCGGGAAGATAAAATACCATATGATCTGTGGATTGAACAGGGGTTAATGCGCACTACGCCTGGGAATAGAGTGCATCATAAATATGTTACGCAATGGTTTAAGGAAGTGCAGGAGAAGCACGATATCTATATTCCGTGGGTGGGGTATGATTCCTGGTCTGCGACATACTGGGTAGAGGAAATGATGGCGTATTTTGGGCAAAGCAGTATGATACCAGTAATTCAGGGAAAAAAGACGCTTTCCTCTCCCATGAAGAACCTGGGAGCTGATTTAGAAAGCAAGCTCATCATTTATAACAACAACCCGATTGATAAGTGGTGCTTAGCGAATACGGCATATGACGAGGATAAGAACGGGAATATTCAACCAAGCAAAACCTCAAAGAGGACGAAAAGAATCGACGGGACAGCGGCTCTGCTCGATGCCTATGTAGTATTACAGAACAAAATGGAAGAGTATCTAAGCATTATTTAGAAAGGAGGAGAAATATATGAGAATATTTTCCAAAGTCTTTGGGAAAAAAACGGCTGAAACTGTGGCTGGAATTAAACTGATCACCGAAACGGGGAATGGGTATTATGCTTGGGATGGTAATGTCTATCACTCGGATATAGTGCGCGCCTGTATTCGGCCAAAAGTCAAGGCAGTTGGAAAACTGACTCCAAAGCATATCAGGGAAACAATAAAAAATGGGAAGAAAATAATGGAGATTAACCCAGAGCCATATATCCGATTTCTGTTGGAAGAGCCAAACCCATACATGACGGGACAAAAGCTGATTGAAAAAATGACGGCCCAATACTGCCTTAACAATAATGCTTTTGCCGTGATAGTAAGGGACGAGAATGGCTATCCTATGCAGATCTACCCAATTACGGCTATCACAGCAGAGGCAATATATGATGCCCAGGGCACCCTGTATTTAAAGTTTTTGCTGCAAAATGGGAGTTACTATACTTTCCCATATTCTGATATTATCCATTTGCGCCAGGATTTCTATTCTAATGATATTTTTGGCGAGCCATTAGCGCCGGCGCTGGCACCGTTAATGGAAATTATCAACACTACAGATCAGGGGATTGTGAAAGCAGTAAAAAATTCTGGAGTTGTGCGATGGCTTCTCAAAATTTTAAACTCACAGCGGCCAGAAGATATTCAAAAGACGGCAGAGCAATTTGCAAAGAACTATCTCTCTCTTGAGAGCAATTCGGTTGGTGTTGCTGCAACAGACGCAAAGGTAGATGTGGAGCGAATTGAACCAAAGGACTATGTCCCTAATGCAGCCCAAATAGATCGGACAACCACAAGAATCTATGCTCTGCTCAACACAAATGAAAAAATTGTGCACAGCAGCTATTCAGAAAATGATTGGAATAGCTATTTTGAATCAGAAATCGAAACGTTATCCATTGAGCTGAAAAATGAGTTCACTCGAAAAATTTTCAGCAGAAAGCAAAGAGGCTTTGGCAACAAAATTATTTTTGAGGCCGCCAATCTGGCTACAGCAAGTATGCAAACTAAACTTAACTTAGTGCAGTTTGTGGATCGAAGAATGATGACGCCAAATGAAGTCCGGGCCATCTTGAATATGGCACCATTTCCAGGTGGAGACGAAATGCTGCTGCGCAAAGATACCGACATAGTGAGAGGAGGTGAAAGTGTTGAGAATTGAGATTAAGGGAGCGATTGTAAGCAATGATGACAAGGCCGCTTATGATTATTTTAATCTGGAGGCAACCTGCCCGCGCGATGTTCTGCAAAAGCTCAAAGAAGCCGGAACAGAATATGTTGATGTTTTTATTAATTCAGGAGGCGGAGATATTTTTGCTGGTAGTGAAATTTACTCTGCATTACGAAGCTATCAGGGCAAGATAAAGATTCATGTGGTAGGTTTGGCAGCTTCTGCGGCTAGCGTCATTCTATGCGCGGGTGAGAGTGATATTACACCTACAGGTATGGTAATGGTGCATAACGTATCAGGCTATGCTAGCGGGGATTATCGCCAGATGGATAAAACAGCAGAAGTTCTTAAAAAAGCAAACAGCGCTATCGCAGAAGCGTATATGAACAAGACAAAAATGACCAGAGATGAGGCCTTACAGCTTATGGAGCAGGAGACTTGGCTGACAGCAGAGGAGGCAATAAGAAAAGGGCTGGTAGATAGAATGGAAGAACCGCCTGTAAAGCTGGTTGCATCATTGGCATGTACACTCTTACCAAGAGAAGTTATAGAAAAAACCATGCAAACTATGAATGCTCACAATCCGCGAAAAGCGGATATTTTTATGCGAGAAAGAGCAAAGGCAACATTAAGACTACTAAAATTAGGAGGGAAACAATGAACAAAGAGCAGTATTTGGCAAAGCGTAAAGGGCTGATGGATGTAGCACAGCAGTTGGTAGACGCAGGGAAAATGGAGGAATTTGAGTCAAAAGCAAAAGAAGTTGAGACATTGGATAATCAGTATGATGAGTATTGTAAAGCGCAGGCGAATCTTCGTGCACTAGAAGACAAAGTTGCGGCGCAACCGGCAAATGCGTTCCAGAGTGCAACAAAAGAATCTGTATCGTTTGAGGCAAAAGAAATTGACCCAGAAGATATGACTAACAGCATGGATTACCGAAAAGCATTTATGGCCCACGTTATGAAAGGAGAGGCCATGCCTGCAAAATTCCAAGCAGCCAATGCCAATACCAAAACGACAGATGTTGGTGAAATTATTCCAACTATTGTCATCGAAAGAGTTATTGAAAAAATGGAGAGTATCGGAACAATTTTGCCCCTTGTAACGCAAGTGGCGTATAAGGGTGGTGTGAAAATTCCAACTTCTACAGTCAAGCCGGTAGCAACATGGGTATCGGAAGGAGCTGGGAGCGATAGGCAGAAAAAAACTATTGGCGCGATCAGCTTTACCTATCATAAACTGCGCTGTGCAGTCTCTATCAGCCTGGAAGTAGGTGTTATGGCGCTCCCGGTGTTTGAAACGGTACTCGTTAATAATATTGCAGAGGCAATGACGAAAGCTATTGAACAGGCCATTGTATCTGGCAGCGGCACTGGTCAGCCCAAGGGATTTTTAAGCGAAACACCAGTTTCAGGACATGCAATTGAAGTTGCAGCCACTGATGATTTGGATTACGAAGTGTTAGTAGAGGCCGAAGCAGCCTTGGAGTCTGCATACGAAAATGAGGCCGTATGGTTTATGAGCAAGAAATCTTTTATGGCATTTGTAGGCATGACAGATGCCGATGGTCAACCCATTGCGCGTGTGAATTACGGTATTGGCGGAAAGCCAGAAAGAATGCTGCTTGGAAGAACTGTTATTGTCAATGATTACATGGATTCCTATGCTGGCACTGTAACAAAAGATACTATCTTTGCGGCGATTTTTAATCCCAAAGATTATGTGCTCAATGCAAGTTACAGTCTGACCATTAAACGCTATGAGGACAATGACACGGATGATACTGTAACCAAAGCTATTATGTTAGTGGACGGTAAGGCGGTAGATATTAATTCCCTCGTAACCATAACCAAAAAAGTAGCTTCAGCCTAAGAGGTAAAAGCGAATGGAGCTTTTGGAAGAACTCAAAACAACACTAAGAATTGGCAATAATAGATTTGATGAAAGCGAGCTTGTACCTCTTATTAATGCTTGCAAAATGGATATGAAAATATCGGGCGTTGAAACTGTCCAGGAGGAGGATGCGCTAGTGCGTCAGGCGATAAAACTCTATGCTAAAGCATATTTTGGCTATTACGATGATAACGAGAAATATAAAATAGCATATGAAGGGTTAAGAGACGCAATGGCCCTTTCGGGTGATTACCGGAGGCAAGATGCAGTATAGCGACATCATTGAACTTGTGGCTATAAAGCCAGGAATCAGCATTTCAGGGTATCCAACAGAAAGTGAGATAAAAAAAGAGGCGTTCGCAGATGTGAAGTCTGTACGACGAAGTGAGTTTTATGAGGCTCTAAAACAGGAGATGTGCTTGGTAATTGTGTTCAATGTGAGGTGCTGCGACTATGGAAATGAGAAGTATGTAGACTTTGAAGGGCGGCGATATAAAGTGGCAAGAGCCTACACAAAGGACAGTGAGATCATGGAGCTAAACTGTTCAGAGGTAAAAACATGACCGTCAATGAAAAAATGATGCAGGCGTTGGGAGATTTTGATCTCCCGACGGCCTATGCAATTTACCAGGGAGATGCAGCTGAATACTTTGTGTTTGTTTTTTCGATCATCCCGGTTATGTATGCGGATGACAGGCCAAATACAGAGCGATATTTGACGCAGCTGCACTATTTCTGCCCGCACGATGTAGACTGCACAAAACTAAGACAAGCAGTAAAAGCAAAACTGTTTGCCGCTGGATGGACATGGCCGGATGAGGTAGACGCAACGGATGAAACCAGCCGGCATTATGTCTTTGAGTGTGAGATTATGGGGGAGATGGATGGCACAGTTTAGCGTAAATGGCCTTGATGATGTAATGAATTTGTTTGATAGCCTTGCTGATATGCCCAATGAGGTCATAGAGGAAATGCTGCTTGCAGAAGGCAATATCATTGCCAAAGAACAGCGCCGGGCGGCGGAGGAAATGCTGCGAGGCAAATACTACAAAGGCGGCGTTGCAAACTCTGTAACGGTAGGCAAGCCGATGATTACCTATGACGGCGGAGAAATCGAGGTGGCCTTTAAGGGCACACAGCACGGCAACAGACTGGCAGAAATTGCATTTGTGAACCAATATGGAGCGCGCGGGAATCCCGGGCGCCCTTTTATTGATGTTGCAAATGCGCGCGGAGAAGATGCGGCGGCGGAAGCAGCCGCAGACATACATGAAAAATGGCTAGATAGCCACGAATAGAAAGGAAAAAAGAAATGGCAGGATTTGGAGCAAATTTCCCGTGTTTTCAGCCGTATGACAAAGCGGGGGTAAACGTAGGCAAGCTGGTTTCGGCAAATCTGACGGTGAATCTGGCAAACGGTGAGCTATATGCAGATGATACACTAGCCGAGCAGGTCTCGGAGGTTATCTCTGGCAGCATTGCAATGGAAACAGACGATATGCTGGATCAGGTTGCGAGCGTGGTATATGGGGCGACAGTAAAGGATGGCGCGGTTGTATATAACAAGGACGATGTGCCGCCTATGGGCAAACTCGCATATTATAAGTCGCTGCGTGTAGGAGGTAAAAATTTCTACCGTGGCTATTACTACCCCAAGGCCAGAGCGGCGATTGGCAACGATTCGGCGCAGACAAAGGGCAGCAGCATTACCTTCCAGACCACGCAGACGGCATTTACTGTGTTCCCGGACGATGCGGGCGATTGGCGCGAGACCAAGAACTTTGACAGCCAGGCAGAGGCTAAGGCATGGTGTGAACAGAAGTGCGGAATCAAAGAATATCACACGGTCAATGTTACAGTATCCGGCGCAGGCGCAGGCGAGGGGGTAAGCCCGGAAGGGATTTGCTATGTGGAAGATGAGGGGACGTTGACTTGCACGATTACAGGCACGCCTACTGCGGCGTATGACAATGGTACAAGCATTTTGGAGAGTATCTCCGGGGGCACGTATACGCTAACCAGCGTAAAGGAAAATCACGAGCTGGTATATATTTTCTAACACAGGAGGGGGCGGCTTCGGCCGCCCATTTTTGAGATTATGCGGCTAAGCGGAAAAGAATATGCGCTGCGCTTTAGCGTCGACGTGTTTTTCAAACTGGAAGAAAAATATGGGACAGCTAACGCCATAGAGATACTGACGAAACCGGGCGCAGAAGGATTTAATGCTCTTTGCTGGCTTGTTGCAGAGATGTCAAAGGCGGCGGAGCTATATAAAAGATATATGGGAGAAAGCCCTAATGAGTATTTAAAAGAGGAGTTTGTGCGGGCAGTCATTTTGCCGTGGGAGATGCCAAAAATTCGAGATGAGGCGATTGAGGCAGTAATGAAAGGTATTCAGCGGCAAGAGGAATCAGAAGAAGAAATTGACATAGGGCTGCAAGAACTTCAAAAAAAAACGGAAAGCGAATGACTAAGGCAATGCTGCTTTACTTGGCAAGCCTTAGCGGAATGACAAGGAAAGAAGCCATGCTGGAAACCCCCGGCATGGTTTTTGATTGCATCGAAGTGCGCCAAAAAATAAGTGGTACAAAACCGAGCAAAGGGAAATTTGACTGATGGAGACAAAGACGAAAATCAAGCAATATTTGAGAGTGGAGCTTCGGGGCGAGGTGTTCCGAATTGAGGCGACAAGAGAGCTGTTTGAGAGACTTTCCAGAATCCCAGAGCAGTTTCTAAAACTCCAGCAAGAAGTAAACGCTGGCAAACTGTCTGACGATGAGGTAGGAAAAGAGATTCAAAAAACGCTTGATGGAATCCTAGGGGCGGGAGCGATAGAGAAAGCATTTAAGAGCAAAGAAGGAACAATAAACGAATTAGCGGCGGCCGCCATCCACGTAGCAAATCAGATTACAAAGCAGATTACGGCCATGTAAGGGGGCGGAAGAATGGCGGTTAAAAGAGCAGTATCAACAGTCCTGGCGGTAGAGGGGATTAACGAGTATAAAACCGCTATGCAGGATATTAGGCGCGAGCTTGGAACGCTGAAATCTGCCCTGAAACTGACGGAAGAGCAGTTCAAGGGTAATGCCAACAGCATGGCAGCACTGGAGGCAAAGGGGAAAGCCCTAAAGGATGTACTGGATAAGGAAAAAGAAGCGGTAAACAACGCCCGGAAAGCTCTGGACTTGGCGCGGAACGCCCAGGAGGCATACGCGAAACGCGCATCAGAGCTGAGGGAGCGTATTGCGGCGGCGGAAAAAGAGCTGGAAGAGCTGAAAAACACCTCTTCCGACACAACGACGGCGCAAAAGAAGCTGACTGCGGAAATCGAATCCTTAAATAAAGAGCTTCAAGATACGGAAGCGAGACAAAAAGGCGCGGCAAACGGCGTTGAACTCTGGCAGAAGAACCTGAACACAGCGCAGACCCAGGTTGTCAAATTCGAGCGTGAGCTGGAAAAGAACAACAAATATCTGGCAGAGGCAAAGGCAAGCTCAGACGGGACGGCAAAATCCATTGACAACATGGGCAAGGAAGTCAAGCAGGCAGGGCGGGACTTTCAGAGCGCCGGTGATGATGTCAAGGATTTTGGAAGAGACACAAAAAGAAGCCTAGAAGAGATAGAAGATGTCATGGCAGCGCTTGGCCTTACAAAAATGCTTTCAGCTATTGTGGATGGTTTTCGCGCGAGTGTGGATGCGTCTATTGAATTTGAATCAGCAATGGCGGGCGTGGCCAAGACGACAGACCTCTCACAGGGCGAGCTTTCGCAGATGGGAAAGCAAATCCGGGAGCTGAGCACAGAAATTCCGATTACAACAACGGAATTTTCGGGAATTGTGGAAATTGCAGGGCAGCTGGGCATAGCGAAAGAAAGCCTGCTTGACTTTTCGAAAGTTATGGCCAATTTAGGGGTAGCGACCAACCTAACCAGCGAGGAAGCGGCAACCATGCTGGCGCAGTTCGCGAATATTACGCAGATGGATCCCAGTGCATACAGTAACCTTGGTAGTGTGGTGGTTGCGCTGGGCAATAGCTTTGCGACCAATGAGCGCTCTATTGTAGAGATGACCCAACGGATTGCGGCGGCGGGTACGATTGCCGGTATGAGTGAAGCGGATATGTTGGGCTTATCCGCTGCTGTTACCTCTATGGGTATCAGCGCAGACAACGGCGGCACACAGATGGGCAAACTCACCTCCATGATCCAACGGGCAGTAGAGACCGGGGACAAGCTGGATCAGTTCGCCAGCATTGCGGGGATGTCGGCGGAGGATTTTGCGACTGCGTGGGGCAATGATGCAACCAGCGCGCTCATTAAGTTTATTACTGGCCTAAACGATGTAGAGAGAAATGGCAAGTCCGCCATCGTATTGTTGGGCGAGCTAAAAATCAATGAAGCGCGGATGCAGACAATGATGCTCTCCCTGGCGGGCGCTGGCACATTGCTGAGTGATGCAGTCAATGTCTCAAATGAGGCATGGGCGGAAAATACTGCACTAACAAAAGAGGCGGCGACGCGCTACGCTACGACCGAAAGTAAGCTTGCCATGATGCGAAACGCATACAACAATTTGAGCATTGCAATAGGCGATAAGCTCAGCCCCATTATTCGGGCAGGCGCAGATACGCTCACAAGCTTCGCAGAAAAACTGGAAGAGATGGTGGAAAGCTCGGATTTGCTTGTTCCGGCGCTAGTAGGGGCAGCGACGGCGGTCGGGGTTCTGGTTGCCGCGTTTGCTGCTTATACGATTATTGATAAAGTCAGGCATAGCATTATAAAGTTTATATCCGTTATGGCCGCGAATCCGTGGATGCTCTGGGCAACAGCAATCGCGGCGGCGGTGGCGGCGCTTGTAACCTTTGCGGCAGCCTGCGGCGATAGTGAATATAGCGTTAAAAATCTCACGACAGCCTCACGGGAAATAAAGAAGGTTTTCAAAGAGCAGGACGAACAATTCAAGCAGACCTCCAACGATATTTTGGCAACAGCACAGATGGCCAATGCATATGTAAACCAGTTGGCAGAGCTGGAACAAAAGACCTCTCTGACCGTCGCGGAACAGGCAAAATGGAATATGCTTTTGTCTCAGATTGTGGAGCTGGTGCCAGAGACTTCGCAGCTGATTGACCAGCAAACAGGGAGCATTGAGGGCGGGACACAGGCGCTGCGCGGAAATATCCAGGCATGGCAGCAACAGGCTTTAGCGCAGGCAAGGCAGGAAGCATACTACGAAAAATACAAGGCTTTTGCTGCCGTGGAAGTAGAAGCCCAGACAAACCTTGATAAGCGGATAAAAAAAGAAAATGAGCTTTTGGCCATCAAAGGTGAAATGGATAGCATGGAAGCTCAAATTGAGGCAGCCACAAGAGGACGCTCGGCAGCGGAGCAAGAGGGAAATCAGGTACTACAAAAAAAGATTGACCGATACAATGAACTGGTGGATGAATACGCCAAGGCGGATGAGGAGCTCAATAATCTGGATAAGGCACTAGAAAAGAACCAGGACGCGCTTGCAGAGTATAGCGAGGAATTGGGCGTAAATTCCACGGTGCTGGGCGATTGGGCAAGCGGGGTTGTTGCTTCCAGCGACCAAGTGAGCGAGGCGAACGCCAAAACGCAGAGCGAAATTGACGCGCTGAATAATCAACTCGCAAGCCTTCAAGAGGCATATATGGAAGCCTACGAAGAGGCAGAAAAATCGGTCAATAAGCAATGCGGGGCTTTTGACAAGATAGAGAAGAAAGCGGCGACTAGCGTTAAGCAGTTAAAGGCAAACTTTGACAGCCAAATCGAATACTTTACCAATTATACAGAGAATCTGAAAAAGGCGGCGGAGCTTGGCATTAACCAGGGGCTAATAGCAACTCTTTCCGATGGGTCTGTAGAATCTATGGCAATTTTGCAAGGGATTGTAAATGATAACGGCAAGAGCGTGGATGAAATTAACCAGAAGTGGGAAGAGGTCAACAATGTCAAGAGCACAGCAATAGCTGCTATGGCAGATGCAAAAACGGCTTTTAGCACAAACTCGGCGGAGATTCAAGGGGAAATTGATGCACTGGTTGACCATATGAACCAGGAAGATGAAGCAGCAGAGAACGGAAAGAAAACCATGAATGGTTATGCAGCCGGGCTTAATTCTGGGCTCCCGGAAGTAAAACAAAAAGCACAGCAAGCGGCGGGGCTCGTGCGCGGTGCGATTACGAACATGTTCACCGGGATGGGAGGAAGTATTAAAGCTGTATATAATGGCAGCCATGCAAAGGGATTATCTCTTGTTCCATACGATGGATATATTGCAGAGCTGCACAAGGGCGAGCGCATTTTAACTGCAAAAGAAGCACAAGAATACAACAACACTCTGCTTGCGTCTATTGCGTCCAGCTATGAAATGCCGGGTAGAGATTATTCCGGCATACTGGAATCTATCAGAGGTGCGCTGGCATCTTCCAGGGGGAATATAACCAACAAGGCAACACTGCAATTTTACGGTGAGCAGCCAAGCCCGGCAAAGACCGCGAGAGAGGTAGAAAAGACCATGAGGAGGATGCTGTATGGCTATTGATGCGAGTATCACTTTAGTTCTGGATATGGGCGGGCACATGGTGAGAATTGCGAAAGATTCTCCCTATCGTCTGGCGCAGGATGGAGTGAGTGGCCTAGAAGCGGCAGACTATATGCTCACCATAAAGCAAAATGCGCAAGTAGATGGCGGATATATTGAAAAAGAGAGCTTTGAGCCACGGAATATCAGCATTACCTTTGTTGTGGATGATAGGACAAATACAGAGGCACACAGACGGCTATTGCTTCGATATCTAAACCCGAAGCAGCAGGGGACGCTCACGGTTACAAGGAGCGGGGTAACAAGGAGAATTGGGTGCAAGATAGATGGGGTGATAGAGTTCTGGCAGCCGAATATACGGGAGGACAGGCTGAAAGTAACGGTCAATCTCATATGCCCAGACCCTTGGTTTTATGAGGAGCGGGCGGCAGAATACGAATTTAAAAATGTAAAGCCGCTGCTTACCTTCCCATTCAATTCGCTTGTGGGCGTGGGCATTATGTCTGGCCTTGTCTGGCGCTCGGATGAACTGACAGTAGAAAACACCGGGGACGATGCAATGGGAATTTTGCTGACGATTCAGGCACAAGGGGAAATCAAAAACCCTAAAGTAACTCTGGACGACGGGGAATATATCCGGCTGATCACCGTATTGCAAAGCGGGGATAAGGCTCAAATATCGACGATACCAAAAAATAAAGATATTTGGATTAATGAGGAAAGGGCGCTTGTTTATGATAGGCAAAGCGTCTTTTTTTCTGTGCCGACAGGAAAGCACACGCTGAAAATCAGCGCGGACAGCGGCGTGGAACATGCAGTTACAAAAATGGAATGCAGCCTAAAGTATTTGGGGGTGTAGGCATGGAGCTTATTTTGCTGGATAAGAACTTCGGGCTGTTGGGGATGCCGATAGATGATTTTACGTCATTGCAATGGAAGCGGCGCTGGAAAGAGGGCGGCGGCTTTGAGCTTCATTTGAGCAAGGAATATTTTGCAACGGCCAGCGCTGCGCGGTATCTCTATCAGAATGAGGATGAAGAGACAATGGCGATAGTAAGCGCCGAATATGAAGAGAAGCGGGGGGAGGTTACGCTGGGCGGAAAACCTCTCAATATTCTTTTCGATGACGTTGTTATCCCAAAAACAGAGGTGATCCGAGGGAATCTGGAAACAGAGGCGCGCCGCATCGTGA from the Christensenellaceae bacterium 44-20 genome contains:
- a CDS encoding DUF4160 domain-containing protein, translated to MPVIARFYGMVIKMYFAQREHNPPHIHAVYGEYLGIIDIQTGKMLEGDLPPKALSMVQEWAATHKDDLLGMWNTQQFKELPPLE
- a CDS encoding terminase TerL endonuclease subunit codes for the protein MIKYPEKYNPIAEYWKAIESGTEVVSLKIRKTYEKLYRDTLDDAGEYYYNSKRANHAIEFVENFCRHSKGKMGGKPVRLELWEKALIASVFGFVDITGNRKYREVILIVGKKNGKSLLSSAIGLYLLIGDNEPGAEVYAVATKKDQAKIIWNESKRMVRKSPALSKRIKALTHELSSEEYNDGVFKPLASDSDTLDGLNVHGVLMDEIHQWKHGKALFDIMADGVTAREQPLIFITSTAGTIREDIYDEKYEYAERVINGYSDAEGYHDERFLPFIYELDDRKEWTCPECWKKANPGLGTIKNYKALADKVEKAKANPNMVKNLVCKEFNIRETSSQAWLTFEQLNNTATYDLEKLKPRYGIGGADLSATTDLTAAKVLFMIPGDQHIYVMSMYWLAEELVEERVREDKIPYDLWIEQGLMRTTPGNRVHHKYVTQWFKEVQEKHDIYIPWVGYDSWSATYWVEEMMAYFGQSSMIPVIQGKKTLSSPMKNLGADLESKLIIYNNNPIDKWCLANTAYDEDKNGNIQPSKTSKRTKRIDGTAALLDAYVVLQNKMEEYLSII
- a CDS encoding phage portal protein, translated to MRIFSKVFGKKTAETVAGIKLITETGNGYYAWDGNVYHSDIVRACIRPKVKAVGKLTPKHIRETIKNGKKIMEINPEPYIRFLLEEPNPYMTGQKLIEKMTAQYCLNNNAFAVIVRDENGYPMQIYPITAITAEAIYDAQGTLYLKFLLQNGSYYTFPYSDIIHLRQDFYSNDIFGEPLAPALAPLMEIINTTDQGIVKAVKNSGVVRWLLKILNSQRPEDIQKTAEQFAKNYLSLESNSVGVAATDAKVDVERIEPKDYVPNAAQIDRTTTRIYALLNTNEKIVHSSYSENDWNSYFESEIETLSIELKNEFTRKIFSRKQRGFGNKIIFEAANLATASMQTKLNLVQFVDRRMMTPNEVRAILNMAPFPGGDEMLLRKDTDIVRGGESVEN
- a CDS encoding head maturation protease, ClpP-related, producing the protein MRIEIKGAIVSNDDKAAYDYFNLEATCPRDVLQKLKEAGTEYVDVFINSGGGDIFAGSEIYSALRSYQGKIKIHVVGLAASAASVILCAGESDITPTGMVMVHNVSGYASGDYRQMDKTAEVLKKANSAIAEAYMNKTKMTRDEALQLMEQETWLTAEEAIRKGLVDRMEEPPVKLVASLACTLLPREVIEKTMQTMNAHNPRKADIFMRERAKATLRLLKLGGKQ
- a CDS encoding phage major capsid protein yields the protein MNKEQYLAKRKGLMDVAQQLVDAGKMEEFESKAKEVETLDNQYDEYCKAQANLRALEDKVAAQPANAFQSATKESVSFEAKEIDPEDMTNSMDYRKAFMAHVMKGEAMPAKFQAANANTKTTDVGEIIPTIVIERVIEKMESIGTILPLVTQVAYKGGVKIPTSTVKPVATWVSEGAGSDRQKKTIGAISFTYHKLRCAVSISLEVGVMALPVFETVLVNNIAEAMTKAIEQAIVSGSGTGQPKGFLSETPVSGHAIEVAATDDLDYEVLVEAEAALESAYENEAVWFMSKKSFMAFVGMTDADGQPIARVNYGIGGKPERMLLGRTVIVNDYMDSYAGTVTKDTIFAAIFNPKDYVLNASYSLTIKRYEDNDTDDTVTKAIMLVDGKAVDINSLVTITKKVASA
- a CDS encoding head-tail connector protein → MELLEELKTTLRIGNNRFDESELVPLINACKMDMKISGVETVQEEDALVRQAIKLYAKAYFGYYDDNEKYKIAYEGLRDAMALSGDYRRQDAV
- a CDS encoding phage head closure protein, with translation MQYSDIIELVAIKPGISISGYPTESEIKKEAFADVKSVRRSEFYEALKQEMCLVIVFNVRCCDYGNEKYVDFEGRRYKVARAYTKDSEIMELNCSEVKT